From a region of the Daphnia pulicaria isolate SC F1-1A chromosome 1, SC_F0-13Bv2, whole genome shotgun sequence genome:
- the LOC124336904 gene encoding N-alpha-acetyltransferase daf-31-like isoform X2, which yields MNIRCARPEDLMNMQHCNLLCLPENYQMKYFFYHGLSWPQLSYVAENEKGHIVGYVLAKMEEDSEDEPHGHITSLAVKRSHRRLGLAQKLMDQASRSMIECFNAKYVSLHVRKSNRAALNLYTNTLKFSISEIEPKYYADGEDAYAMKRDLVSFSQQHDTLPADPSTFYETKTPEERKRLAAIAQENRNMEE from the exons ATGAATATACGATGTGCTAGG CCGGAAGACTTGATGAACATGCAGCATTGTAATCTCCTTTGCTTACCAGAAAATTATCAAATGAAATACTTTTTCTATCATGGTCTCTCCTGGCCTCAACTAAGCTACGttgctgaaaatgaaaagggaCATATTGTTGG GTATGTCTTGGCtaaaatggaagaagataGTGAGGATGAACCTCATGGCCACATCACATCACTTGCTGTGAAACGATCCCACAG ACGGCTAGGGTTAGCCCAAAAGCTTATGGACCAGGCATCCAGGTCGATGATTGAGTGTTTCAATGCAAAGTATGTCTCTCTTCATGTCAGAAAGAGCAACAGAGCAGCACTCAATCTCTATACCAATACCCTGAAGTTTTC GATTTCTGAAATCGAGCCAAAGTACTACGCCGACGGAGAAGACGCTTATGCCATGAAGCGTGATTTGGTATCGTTTTCCCAGCAACACGATACACTTCCGGCCGACCCATCAACATTCTACGAGACGAAAACGCCCGAAGAACGCAAACGTCTTGCCGCCATTGCCCAGGAGAACAGGAACATGGAAGAATGA
- the LOC124336904 gene encoding N-alpha-acetyltransferase 10-like isoform X1 produces the protein MNIRCARPEDLMNMQHCNLLCLPENYQMKYFFYHGLSWPQLSYVAENEKGHIVGYDQFLSIAKLHLHCHLFNRYVLAKMEEDSEDEPHGHITSLAVKRSHRRLGLAQKLMDQASRSMIECFNAKYVSLHVRKSNRAALNLYTNTLKFSISEIEPKYYADGEDAYAMKRDLVSFSQQHDTLPADPSTFYETKTPEERKRLAAIAQENRNMEE, from the exons ATGAATATACGATGTGCTAGG CCGGAAGACTTGATGAACATGCAGCATTGTAATCTCCTTTGCTTACCAGAAAATTATCAAATGAAATACTTTTTCTATCATGGTCTCTCCTGGCCTCAACTAAGCTACGttgctgaaaatgaaaagggaCATATTGTTGGGTATGATCAATTCCTTTCTATTGCTAAACTGCACTTACATTGTCATCTTTTTAATAGGTATGTCTTGGCtaaaatggaagaagataGTGAGGATGAACCTCATGGCCACATCACATCACTTGCTGTGAAACGATCCCACAG ACGGCTAGGGTTAGCCCAAAAGCTTATGGACCAGGCATCCAGGTCGATGATTGAGTGTTTCAATGCAAAGTATGTCTCTCTTCATGTCAGAAAGAGCAACAGAGCAGCACTCAATCTCTATACCAATACCCTGAAGTTTTC GATTTCTGAAATCGAGCCAAAGTACTACGCCGACGGAGAAGACGCTTATGCCATGAAGCGTGATTTGGTATCGTTTTCCCAGCAACACGATACACTTCCGGCCGACCCATCAACATTCTACGAGACGAAAACGCCCGAAGAACGCAAACGTCTTGCCGCCATTGCCCAGGAGAACAGGAACATGGAAGAATGA